The Phosphitispora fastidiosa DNA segment TTGGCCGTAATAGCTGCCGAAACACTAATTTCCTGATAATCCGGACCAATGACCCGGAGATGCCGCGGAAAGGCAATTACATTTGCCGTATGCTCCCTCAGCCGCCTTTCCACCATCTGTCTGAGTCTCAATGAAGGCTTCGGCCTGCCATCTGTGCTCTTCGGAATAATTACCAGGGTCACCCAGCCGCTCTGCTGTTCTCCCCGGTCATTAAAATTGGGCAGGCACTTTACCCTGGCAATATTTCGGGACGCTTCCCCGGCTAACCATTCAAAGTCCTCCAGGGTCACCGCGCGGTTTTGATGCCGCAGCATTTGCGGGCCGCGTTCCATGGCCTCTGCCAGGGTTTCCGCATCCGAACCTCCGTCAGCGGGTTCAGGATTAAAGACACTATCCACAAAGGCAATGGAGGTCTTTAACCCCTTAATCTCTGCTCTGCCGACATTGCCTCTTAACCCGGCGGCCTCCCCGGCCCCGGTTTCGGTTTGGATAACCCAGGCGGTATTTGGATAAATTCCGTTAAGAACAGGGGCTGGCGGAGGAGTTATACTTTTAAATCTATCCCCGGTATCCACCGCCCTGATCCAATACAAATTCCTGCCGAACATCAGTTTACAGGTCAGGTCCGGCGGGCCGATAAATTCCAGACAGCCGCTTTCAGCAAAACTGCCTGTCCCGTCCAAAACCTCCAGGCTGACCCATTCACCGGTTTCCTTTTGCTCCCTGAAGTACTCCCACTTAAAGGCAGGCCGGTTATCTTCCCGGTACTCCTGCTCCTCAAGTGCAAAAAACACACTTATCGGGCCTTTTAATGGCGGAGTCTCAAAACCCAGGTATAAGGTGTAATGGGTGTCATCCAAAGGCTTAAAGGGCTTCAGACTGCTGGAGGAACCTTGTACCTCTGCCGTGATATCAGCGTAATTTAGATTATTTACTGCAAAGCATTTTTCCGGGTAAACCGAACCGGAGGCATACTTTATTTTTATTAAATTAATTCGAGGAGGATGGACCTCAGTGGTATCAATCTGCCACGTTTTGCCGTCAGGGCAGACAAACCGTTCCTTCCCATAATCACCACTGATTATCCGGGTCCGAATCCAGAGATTTTCCTGACCATTGACCACAGTAACAGAGATATCCCCCGGACAGTCAAATTCCACCTTCCCTGGCTGCCTTAATTTATCTGTATTGTCAGAAATTCCTTTGATGGCCTGCCACCCGGCGCCGTCCCAGTATTCCCATGACAACGCCAGGTCTTCATCTGCTGTCCCTGAAGAATCGCTTCCCCCAGTGACAGGCCGGAATACCCCTGTTTTGTCAAAATACTCCTTGCGGGCAGCTTCCAGAATATTTACGGCCTTGGTAACGGTAATAGGCTTTTCTGTCCCATCTTTTAAAGTGATAGTCAAGATCCCGGTCAATTCCTCCGGAGTCCTGCGCAACAACTGCTCCAGGGTGTCAATTTGGTGTCTTATCAACTGACCGGCAAAGTCCGGCCCAATCCCCTGAACCATACCCACAGGTATCGAATCAGGCCCATAGGCCGCCTCAAACTCCAGGGTAATTCTTCCGTTCTTTTTTGACAGGGCTTCCGAACTAGCCAGATAAAAGGTATCAAATACCCTGGGAAACCGGCCAAAGGGATAAACCTCTGCCGGTATCTCTATGGGAATATCATTGGCAAACATCAAATCAGGCAGTATATTGGGCCCCTCATCTGATACCGGCGTTTTAGGCAGGCTCTCGTTTACAACAAGCGGCTTAACCGCAATTTTTAATGTTCTCAGGGCCGCTTTTTTCAGGTAATCTATCATCAAGGGATTAACACTACACCTGAGCCAGCGGCTCTCAATCCCATTTATTTCCTTTTGCTTAATTTCCCCTAACTGATTTTTATGTAACACAATCTTCTCTGGAGAGGTATTCCGCAAATCAATCTCAAGGCTGTACCAGCCTTCCTGTTTCACTGTTTCACCACCGGCTGCTGTTTCCTGTTCCCCATAGTACTCCCAACTGACCATCTTTGGATCACAGAACATCCGGTTCCACTTCACTGAAATTAACTCAATCCCGATCCGGTTAGCAGCCTGCAGCAGGTCATTATTCCCCAAGTATATAATATGCTCCTGCAGGTTCTGCCCTGTAAAGAATTTGAAATCCCGGACTGCTCCCGGCCCGGATAACAGGTCTTCCGGGGCTTCAAAAATACTGTCCGGTTTTACAAAATAGGCTTTTACCAGCTTCGCCGGAGTTGCCATAATATTCCGTTCTGTTTTAAACACAACCGGGGCCCCACCGTCCGCCTTCTCTGCGGCCACCTGTGTACCCGCAGGTATCAGCGCCGGTTCCGCTGCTCCGGAACTCAGGTTAAACACTACCGGGGCCCGTGCCTGCTGAGCCGGAAGCAGCTTAACGTCCAGCATATTTAAAAACTCTATAAAATTTTTTTCCGGCACCTGATTTAACCGCTCCAGTACACCGGCAAACATTTCGGCAAATATCTCTGCCAGGGCCCATCCCGGGTCCTTGGCCTGAGGATTCCATTCCGGGGTATAAAAAGGGACCATCTCCCGGAATTGTACTAATATATCTTCAATGCCTCTATGATCAATTTTGGGAGTTGACATTAATCCACCTCCGCCTGCCAGTGATGTTGGCTTGTTCGTCTTCAGTGATGTATAGCTTAATTCTCTTTTAAATAAAACGGATAAACAAGATTAAATTCGTTGTTGGTACTGCGCACACAGTACTTAATCTCAATATCCAGTCTCCCCGGTTCAGCACGATCAGGAGCCGCATTGACCCCGGTAACCTCTATTCTGGGCTCCCACTGCTGTAATGCTTCGCGGATGCTTGATTCCATCATGCTTAATGTAGTTATACTCATGGAAGCAAATACAAAATCATGGATTCCGCAGCCGAAATCGGGACGCATGACCCGTTCACCTTTGGAGGTCGTCAGAATAATCCGGATTGATTCCTGAATATCCTGCTCATACTCAGACAGCAACACCTTCCCGCTCACCGCTTCTACAAGTACGGGAAACCTCCAGCCTTTCCCCAAAAAATCCTTACTCATGGCTACCTCCGCTTTACCTTTGCCAGGCTTTACCTTTGCCAGGCTTTATTCTTCAACCGGTTACTCAGGCATGATCATTTCAGCCAATGATTACAGTTGGCTCTCCCAAAGATATCGAATTGGGCGGCCCGCTCTCTGTGATCATGTCACCCTGACGCGCTGCCGGAAAGTTATTAATGAAAACTGTTGTACTGCCCATAGTCACCATGCCTCCCACGTGCGGGACCGTCCCCGAAACCAGGGGACAGGTATGAAAATCTGTAGTCGCCCGCCAGGCCGGTTTACCCCCAATGAGGACATTAACACTTCCCGGTCCCGGACTCAACGGGGTCCCATGACTGGTCACATCACCCATTCTTGCTGCCGGCGGCATAAATAATCCCCCTTTTGTTTCTCTGTGTACTCTGTGTCTCTGTGGTTTAATAAGCCTTTAATTAATCTTAACCAAGGCACCCTTTATTGTCAGGGTAGCTCCCGCTTTCAGTGTCATAGCTGCCCCTGCCTCTATCTCAATACTCTGAGACTTAATTTTCAGTTTCATACCGCTCTCCATGGTAATAGAGTTTTGGGCCGAATCAATTTCCAGCTTATTGGAGCCTGAATTGTCTTCTATCAGAATCTTTTCCGCACCCGCCGCGTCATCCAGAATAATTTTATGACCCGCTTTGGTGTGGATTTCCAGCCTCTCTTTCTTCTGCTCACTGTTGTCATCAAAAATTATTTCATGACCGCTCCGGGATGTGATTTTGCGGACATTGTTTTTCCCGTCAGTGTTGGTTTCCGGCGGCTTGTCCTGCCCATTCCAAAGAGCGCCGATAATATAGGGGTGACTGATGTCCTCCTGCTCAAAAGCTACCAGCACCTCATCACCGACTTCAGGCAAAAATAAGCTGCCCCTGTTATTTCCGGCCATCAGCGTAGCCACACGGGCCCAATAGCTTTCATCTCCGTCTTCCCTCCAGGGAAACTTCACCTTCACCCTGCCCATCCCGTCAGGGTCCTTATTATTAGTCACAATAGCGGAAGCCACTCCGGCTACCTTACCCCCGGTTCTCTGACCGGTATTCAGCAAATCATACAAGCTCATATCACATTCTCCTTGACACTGAATGTCGTCCGGTATCCTGAACTGCCAATACTGTGATTAGTTCTCTCTATATAATAGGTTTTGCTGAACTGCTTCCCCAGGCTGTCAAGCTCAATGTTTTTACCTGGCAGCAACTCCGGTATCCCGATACTCTCTCCGCTGCCCTTCACCAAGCCCTCAGCACGTCTGTTAAGAATTGCTCGGGCACGGTTATCGGCTTCTTCCTGAGAATAAACAGGCAGCCGCCAGCGCTCGGTAATTTTTTCGGATTCCTTACCGCCCGTAGCTTTACCGATTATCTCTTTCTTGGCTTTGGCATCCCATCCCCTGATTTCAACCTCAGAAACCTGTTCTCTGAGATTAATCTCCGGCATAAAACTCACCAAAGTTTTCCCCCATTCCAGGGTCAGGACGGAGGCTTTATCATAAGCCGGGGCCCTGAAATAAAGGGTCTTTCCAAACACGAAAAATTCATAGTAGTTCCTTTGGGCCAGTCTGGTCAGGAAATCAAAATCACTTTCCTGATCCTGTTTTACCTCAGGGTGTTTTACCCCGGTATCCTCAACTTCACTCTTTAATCCGTATTTCGCAGCAATTTTACCGGCAATATCACTGTCTTTAATATCAGGCGGCCAGGGCGGAGACTGCTTACCCTTCATCATTTTATTGGAAAGGTCGAATCCGCTGACTTCCAGAGAAGGCAGCCCGCCTGCAGGGTAGGTAACCTTGACTGATGTTATGAGACCAACCATTAAGGACTCAAATTTATCCGTATATCCCATTTTAATTTCAACCCCGCTTCCCGGGGCAAACAGCCGGTCCATCCATTTCAATTCCCGGCGGACAACATCATAGGAGTTGTCTACTACAAATGAAAACGAGTCAGCTCCTTCAAGAGTGTTATCAACACTGACACTGCTGATTTCAACACCTGAGCGGAGCAGCTCTTCCCCGGCAACTGTAACCTGAAAAGCAGGAGCATAAAAACTACGGTATTTTTTTTCTAAGTCAAGCAAATCCATCTTTTCACTCCAGTGGGGGAATAATTATTTCCTTCCCCGTAATTAATATCCTGGGGTTATTGATATTGTTGGCTTCGGCTATAATTCTCCATAACCCTGGGTCGCCATATTCCCGGTCAGCAATCAGCCAGAGGTTATCTCCCTGTTTAATGACTCTGTGTTTGGTCCGGTCGGCCGATTGCCTGGGCGGGCTCTGCAGCTGCTCAGTAATGGTCTTGTATTCCCTGAAGGTTACACTCAAGGTGGCCCTGACCGGAACACCGGAATCCAGAAACATGGTAAAGCGTTGGTTTACCCGCTCCAAAACAGCTTTAAACTCAAGCTTCCCCCAGATAAATTTGCACACCGGGGGAGCATGGAGACCCCTGTCGATATCAAGCATTGCTGTAAGTCGGCCTGAGTAATTCCTGACATCGGTCCCTTTTTCATAGGAATCAAAAAACAGGTCCATGGTCAGGGTGGCGGCATTCCCATTTACAAATGATGTCACCGGCGCCTGGAGACCCGGTATGGCAGTACTCTGAAACTGGTTGCTCTTTTCAATGGCATACTCCGTTGGGTTAAACAAAACCTTTACCGGTTCACCCTTGGGATTGCCTTTTTCATCCAATGCCTGCACCAAGGCCTTCTCCAAAGCCATTTATCGTCACATCCCTCTTCTTTCCCTCTCAATCCTCAGCTTTCGTTCAATTTCCCGGTAAACCCGGTCGGCAATCATGTCTATATCCTGTCTGCTATTGAGCCCAGGCGTCTTGTTGACGTTTCCGGCAGTACTGCCGGCATTACCGGTAATGCTGATATTTGCGGTACTCTGTATCTCCACCGGTGTTATCGGCGCTGCAATTTGATTGGTCGTACCCCTTAAGTGGTTTTGTTGTTGTTCAAGTCCTGTCTTATGATAATCCAGTACCGGAGCGGTTTCTGTCTCTGTAAAGTTCCTCCGGTTTATCTGGGACAGGCCATATCCCCGGCTTGATACCAGGTCTTTTCTTGTTGAAAAGTTGTTGTGAGACGCGGGAAATTTTTCAGATGTATGATCATTCTTATGAATCAATATGTTATTGCGTTGAAAGTCTTTTTGGTGAATTATAGGCATAATATCAGTAAAAATAATATTATCAGTGAAAGATGAATTGTTAGCCGCCGGTCTATGACCAGTTATAGGTTTATCATGCATTATAGGTTTATCATGAACTAAAAAGTTGTTTTGACTCCGCGAGCTGCTGTTTTTTTCAACAACAGAGGTATTGTAATCTAAATTTCCATTTTGGTGTATTGCATTATTTCGATGTGCTGCATTATTTCGATGTGCTGTGTTGTTTCGATGTGCTGTGTTGTTGGAAATTAAAAAGTTGTTTTGACTTTGCGAGTTGCTGTTGTTTTCAACTACAGAGGTATTGTAATTTAAATTTCTATTTTGATGTACTGCATTATTATGATGTACTATGTTGTTTCGATATACTGTGCTAATTTGATGTGCTGTGCTGTTTCGATGTACTATGTTGTTTCGATATGCTGTGCTAATTTGATGTGCTGTGTTGTTTTGATGTACTGTATTGTTAGAAATTAAAAAGTTATTTTGACTCCGCCAGCTGCTGTTTTTTTCATCTGCAGAGGTAGTATGATCTAAATCTCTATTATGCTGTGCTGTGTTGTTTTGATCTGCTGTGATATTTTGCTGTGCAGAGGCATTCTGATAAGCGAAAGAGTTTTTGATATGACGCATAATATGTATATCGCGAACCAATATGCTTTTTTGCTTCAAGCTGCTTACACTGCTTACACTGACTCTTCGGATTTCAGGGTTGCTTTGAGTCAAGCCTTGAATATGGAGAGTTGAAGTATTATGAATGAGAAAAGAGTTCCCTTCTAAAAATCGAGAGGCCATGCTTCTTGCCTGGAATAGAACTAATACCGACCTGCCCGCCATCGCCGCAGCGGGTTTCTCTCTGGGTGTTCGTCTATTCCCAACTGTACCTGATACCGGCCTGGGTGGGACAACAATGTATCGGACATATTCCCCGAAGCTTGGCCGCGATTCCGGCAGTCGGTAATCGCGCAGTCGGGGTCGGCCATAACCGGGAAATGCCTGAAAAAACAGGCTGACATCATATTTAAGGCTGTACTTCACCAGGGCATGTGACGCTCCGGTCCCAGATACAAAATTTGACGGCATTTCCCTGTATTTCAATAACAACAGGGCAGGCAGCTTCATAGTCCTTCTGGCGATACCATACTTACCGGTTATAAACTGTGAGAAACCGATGCTGTGAAGTCCAATAAAAACTCCGCCGGTAATTCTCCTGCATGCCCTCATCTCATAAAAACCTCAATACGTCTGACCCCTGATATTTTCCAGACCTCTCCGTCTCTGTCCAGAAACGCCTGATAGTCATAGCCAACCGCTTCTCCCGGGGCCAGAAAATACGCCATAGCCCTGTTTTCCGCATTATACACCCAGGGACCGATTCTCAGGACACCGACGGAATCGATTTCCGGCTCCATTCCGTTTATAGTGTCTCTTAATGAGAAGATGTCACCCTCTGCGCCTGCAAAATAATCAAACAGAGCTCTCTTTATGGCAACACCGTCTTCCAGATTAAGTTTTGACCAGCTTCCTTCACTATTCTCCATTATTAAGCACCCATCTCTGTGATTATTAAGGACAAGCCCATCCCGTGACCTGCACTTCGTTGACAGTATCCTGTCCATCCCACTCGTAATAATAAGGGCTTGAGGGGTCTCTATGCTGATAAGCCGCCTTGACGTATTTCTTGATTTCAGCCTCATTAGCTACCCAGGCGGAACCCTTTTTAGTCCTGAACTTTGGCGCCTGTTGGGATAAACCATGCCTGATACCGTATTCCTCTGTCTTAATCCAGGCTTCGTATTCCTTTTCCAGCATTGCCATGGCAGCCGGCTGCCCCTGGTGAATTACTTCGTGATAAAAGGTAGCCGCTGCCTCAGAGTCCGCTTTCCCGTTCCTGACCCAGATTTCTTTGGTAGAGGGACTGGCCAGACCGTCAACTTCGTACTGATGATTCTTAACAAATGTTCCCTTGCCACCGGTAAGTGTTTTGTTATATAATTTCCACTTCCGCACAATCTTATCAAAACTGTAAACCTTTGATTTATCCAGCTTGTCGACAACCCATTTATCCGTCGAACCACACAGCTCTTTGATTACCCCCGATTTCGTCCAACAGTTAATCCTGGGCCGGTCTCCTGACTGCTGCACCACATGGGTCAGTTCATGGGCAAGCAGTTGTTGGCCACGACTTGTCACCATATTGTATCTCCCGCTGTTAAAAAACACATCCTTACCTATGGTAAAGGCTTCGGCATTCAACTGCTCAGCAGCCTTTACAGCAAAGGAATCGGTATGGATACGCACCTCGCCAAAATTACGACCAAAGCGCGGTTCCATGTAGGTGCGGGCTTCCCGGTCCAAGGGCTGCCCACTGCCGCTACGGGACATTATCCGGTCGGTCACCCCGGCCCGGTCAGCCCGTGGCCTGGCACAGTCCCGGGATTTCTCCTGAATTCGTATATCATTCAAAAATCTCTGGACGTAGCGATTCCCGTGTTGTGACTGCATCTTAAGTATGTTTGAAGAAATGCTGCCGGATTGGTCTGCTGAACGCACGTGCTGCCGAACTGAAAAATCGTTATCGGTGGAATGCCTGATTCCGCTGCTTTCCCGGTTCATCCTGCTGCTTTCCCGGGAAATCTTACTGCTGTCCCGTGCCATCATTTGCCTGCCTGCTTCCTGCACATATTCCCCTCCTAACACAATGGATTGGCAAACACCTTCACTTTTTTATCCTTTTGTCAAACCATGATGAGTGAGTTCAATAGTTTCCACAGCAATTGTATTACTTTCGGCTTTCAATTCAGGGCCGTTCCACTTTACCGGGTAAGCCTGGGAGAAATTCCAGCGCCACTTCTCGTTACCGGCAGCATCCAGCAAAATAACAGACCCGTTTTTCCGCTCAATCTTCCCTGAGATTACATCCCGGTGCCACTTCCAAAACACATCCGAATCAGTGATACCCCGTTTCAGGGTCAGATTGGTGTGCTTGGTGATTTTAGGAAGTTTATGCACATATTCATTAACACCGCCTTCACGGTATTCCTCAGTTTCAGTTTCGGCCTGCAGGCCGGAAACCTCAGAAAACCCGCCTGCGATAAGTCCGCCAATCTCCACTAAAAAGCTGAAATTTGCATAAGGATCTTTTCTGATGCCAGTGGCCATCCGATTTCTCTCCTTCACCGCTCAAACACATTTTCCGGTTCCCTGCTGAGTTTCCTGTTTATCCTTGAAATCTCTTCACACCACCGTTTTCTGTCACCATGCTCTAGCTGCATAATTTCATCATGGGGCCAGTGAAAGTAGTATGAAATAAAGGCTACCTCCTCATAAAGGCGGTCCAGGGGGTAGCCGGTTATTCCTCCCCCCAGCCGGCTACCTCCACTTCAAATTCCTGCCCGCACTTGGGACAGGCCGCCTTTATGGCCGGTGTCCCGATTTCATTTATCTGTTGGTAAAGATGCTGCAGATAAGCCAAATCTGTTGCAAAAAGACCTTCGATAATTCGCGGATTGACAGCCGGCAGATCTCCCAATTTGGTAATTACACGTGAAAGCAGGATTATTGTGAGATAGGCAGGATTCTGCTGCACCCTGGGGTCTTTCAAGGGCAGTATTTCGTCTGCTGCCGTAGCAAGGCGAATAACCCCGCTGCGATGCAGGCTGCCGTGTTCATCCACATAACCTTTTGGGAGAGTAAACTCAAATTCAGTTTGAAATGCCATGTTTCAAGATTCCTCCTTAAGCTCAGCACTGATGAATTTCAATCTGACTGATGAATTTCAATCTGACGTTAGCTGACCCTGGTCATCCCCTCATGGACAATCTCCAGGGTTTCAATAGCAACGTCATTTCCCTTGGCATTGAAGTCAGGGGGGTCGTATTTGGTGGGCCAGGCATTGACAATTTCCCACCGTGCCTTATCACTGCCAGCTTCATCCACAACTATTATGGATATGTTTTTCCTCTGGACATTACCGTCAATCACTGCTTTATGCCAGTTGTAAATCTCCATGGAGTCGGTTATCCCCCACTTCAGAGTAACATTCCCGTACTTGGTCAGTCCGGACAGCTTACGAACATGTGTAGGGTCACTGCCTTCACGGTAATCAATGACATCAACCGTAGCATCAAAACCGGTGGCATCACTGAAACCGGCCTGTTGAATCCCGTCAATTTCGATCCTGAAACGAAAGTTCCTTAAAGGGTCTTTTCTCTGCCCTGTGGCCATAATAATTCACCTCTAATTTTATTTTTAGATTTCCGTAATGTCTGACCCGCCTGCGACCTGGGCAATGCGGAAGATTACAAATTCGGCAGGCTTAACCGGGGCCACACCTATCAGAACTATCAGCCGACCGTTGTCAATATCGTCCTGAGTCATGGTTGTCCGGTCCGCCTTGACAAAAAAAGCCTCTTCCGGTTTAGCGCCCATCAGGGCCCCATCACGCCAGACCCTGGTCAGAAATTCCGTGATGGTCCGTTTCACCCTGGCCCAGAGTCTTTCATTATTAGGTTCAAAGACCACCCACTGGGTCCCTTCCTCAATGGATTCCTCCATAAACAGGAACAGCCTGCGAACATTAATATACTTCCACAATGGGTCACTGGACAGGGTCCGGGCCCCCCACACCCTGATGCCGCGTCCAGGGAAGGCGCGAATACAGTTCACCCCTCTGGGATTCAGCACATCCTGTTCACCCTTGGTTATTTGAAATTCCAAATCCATTGCGCCCCTGACGATTTCATTTGCAGGGGCTTTATGAACACCCCTTTCGGTATCACTCCGGGCATAAATGCCGGCCACATGTCCACCTGGCGGGCACAGCCTGAGCAGCCCCACTCCCGAATCCACCACCTTCAGCCAAGGATAATAGAAGGCGGCATATTTGCTGTCATTACTGTTGCGCGGATTTAATGCAGATATATTTGCTGAACTCTGGGCAGCATCAATGATGGCAAAACGATCTTTAAGGGATTCACAGTGGGTAATCAGCGCCCCTGCCAGCCCATCAACAGCCAGGGCATTGGGAGTATAGATAATGGAAATCTCATCAACCTCGGCAAAACCGGATAATCCTTTGCGTTTGCCCGGCTCATTAGTATCAAATCTCTCATAATCACCCAAAACAAGTTCCGGAGCCAGGTCAATTATCCTGTATGCAGAGGTGTCATCAGGTATAATCTCCCACTCCAAGTCCAAAGTGACAACCCGATCGGCGCCGTCATAGTCGGAAACTGCGCGCACCTGACCCTTGCCTGTCCCTCCGGTAATCTCAAGACACATTCCCTGATAAGCATCATCAGTAGCTGCGGCGCCTTCATCAAGTGTGATATTCCCTGCCCCCGCATCCATAACGCTGCCTTGCCAAACCAGCGAATCCAGCCCATCCCCCAGGTATGCCAGCAGGTAGACCCGGTATGTGGAAGTAATATCCGGAACAATTGTCCAGTCTGAATCCACTGTCGCAACCCCGGCAGCTCCGTCATAATCAGTAACTTTACGCACCTGGCCGCTGCCTGTTCCCCCGGTAATCTCAAGGCACATCCCCTTGTAGGCATCATCGATACCGGAAGCCCCGGCAGCCAGGGTCACTGTCCCTTCCCCGCCGCCCCGGGCTGTGCCGCTGTGCCCGGTATCGGGCATAGCTCCGGAATCGCCTGCAGCCAGACTCCACCTGACGAGATTGGATATCCCATTAATCCTTTTTTCATAGTAATCCGGTGAATTTTCATTAACGGTAAGATTATCAAAAACCTCTGTCAGCGATGGCCGCGGGGTGGAAACATTATCAGTTTCCGGGTCAAATAAGTTTTGAGGCG contains these protein-coding regions:
- a CDS encoding phage tail sheath family protein, which translates into the protein MPEYLSPGVYVEEIEIGGKPIEGVSTSTAGFLGETERGPTIPGLVTSWLEFQRVFGGYCGADKYLPYTVQGFFENGGQRCYIGRIVKASSQTAWLKLQKETENVLTVAAVGEGAWGNRVAVKITPGTFGGFRVGLFYWNQAPQNLFDPETDNVSTPRPSLTEVFDNLTVNENSPDYYEKRINGISNLVRWSLAAGDSGAMPDTGHSGTARGGGEGTVTLAAGASGIDDAYKGMCLEITGGTGSGQVRKVTDYDGAAGVATVDSDWTIVPDITSTYRVYLLAYLGDGLDSLVWQGSVMDAGAGNITLDEGAAATDDAYQGMCLEITGGTGKGQVRAVSDYDGADRVVTLDLEWEIIPDDTSAYRIIDLAPELVLGDYERFDTNEPGKRKGLSGFAEVDEISIIYTPNALAVDGLAGALITHCESLKDRFAIIDAAQSSANISALNPRNSNDSKYAAFYYPWLKVVDSGVGLLRLCPPGGHVAGIYARSDTERGVHKAPANEIVRGAMDLEFQITKGEQDVLNPRGVNCIRAFPGRGIRVWGARTLSSDPLWKYINVRRLFLFMEESIEEGTQWVVFEPNNERLWARVKRTITEFLTRVWRDGALMGAKPEEAFFVKADRTTMTQDDIDNGRLIVLIGVAPVKPAEFVIFRIAQVAGGSDITEI